The Synechococcus sp. RS9909 genomic interval GGCCAGGCCGATCGGCGCGGCGAGAAGCAGCAGGGGTCGCAGTCCGGGTGGTGCCATCAGGGGGAGAGGCAGCACCAACGCCAGGTAGACGCCAATCAGGGTGCCCCGGATCAAGGGTGAGATCTGGAAGCGTTCGTCCATCGCCTCCATCTCAGCGGTCGTCGGCGGAACCGGGAAGCGGCTCGATCACATCACTGGGGCTGTAGCGGCCCTCGAACAGCTCGGCTTCGCGCCCTTTCCAGAATTCCCCCAGCCGCATCAGATCGGCATGGGCCTCCTGAATGCTGCGCAAATAGGCCTCCGGGCTCATCTCCTCCCGGGCTTCCTTGAGTTTCGCCAGCCGGAGCATCTGCAGCATCCAGGGTTTGCCAAGCTCACCCCGCTGCTCGATGTAGCGGGCCAGATCCGCTGCGCTCGGGGTGCTGTCGCTGGAGGCGGCCATGAAGCTACGCAAGACGCTTTGGAGTGACACCCTATGGAGAGGGGGATAGGCGCTGTGAGTGGGGAGTGTGGCCTCCGGCGTCTTGCCCTGGCCTGATCAGGCCGGCAACGCCCAGGGGTTCAGGCCCAGGTCGGCGCCGATGCGGTGGGCGCAGGCAAAGCCGCTGAAGGCCACCGCATTGAGCCCCTGGCCCGGGAAGCAGGAATCGCCCACGCAGTAGAGGTGGTTCACGCCGGTGCGGTTGAAGGGCATCGGCAGCAGGCCGGGGAGGCGCAGCGCCGGGATCGGGCCGTAGCTGCCGCCCATGCGGCCAAGGAAGCGGCGGTGGGTGCGGGGGGTGCCGATCTCCTGGTGGCGGATCGCGGCGCCGAGGCCGGGGAGGATCGCTTCGAGCCGCTGCACCAGTCGTGCGGCGTCGGCGCTTTTCTTGGCTTTGTAGTCCACAGGGCTGAGCTTGGTCCAGGTCTGGATGTCGCTGGGGGTGAAGGTGTGCACGATGTGCCGCCCTTCCGGCGCCAGGGAGGGATCGAGCAGCGTGGGGATCGACACGAAAATCACCCCCTGCTCGCTCTCCATCTCGGCCCAGTTGTCGAGCAGCAGGTGGTGGCAGTGGAAGCCCTCGGGGATCACGGAGGCCTCCACGCCCAAATGCAGCGAGAGGAAGGAGGGGGAGGGCTTGTAGCGGCGGCGCCAGGTGGTTTCGGCTTTGGGGGTGTGGGCGGCATCCACCAGCCCACCAAAGGTGTCCCAGCGGGTGGCGTTGCTCACGACGCGGCGGCCACGGATTTCCTCGCCATCGGCCAATCGCACGCCCACGGCCTGGCCGTTCTCAATCAGCACCTTGGTGACGCGTGCCTTGTAGCGGATTGTGCCGCCATGGCTCTCGAGGCCCGCCACCAGCTTCTCGGCGATCACGCCAACGCCTCCTTTGGGGTAGTTGATGCCGCCGGCATGGCGATCGGAGAACACCATCCCCGCATTGATCATCGGCGTCAGGTCTGCGGGCATCACGCTCCAGCAGAAGCACTCCATATCGATCAGCTTGAGCAGCTGTTCGTCGTGGATGTGCTTGCGCGCCACATCGCCCACGTTGAAGGGCAGCCAGCGGGCCAGCCCCAGACACGCCAATGGCGCTTTGAAAAACACCTTCGTGAGATAGGCCGGGTCTTCGAGCGAGAGCAGCGGCATCGCATCGAGGCAGTTGAACACCTGCCAACAGGTGTCGTAGAAGACGCGGATACCCTTCGCTTCGTGGGGGAAGAGGGCTGAGAGCTGCGCGATGAAGGCCTCGTAGTCGCGGTCCACCGCCACGTTGAGCCCGCCGGGCAGGTGGTATTCGAGCTGGGCCGGATCGGGCACCGTGTCGCAGTGCTGGCCCACATCGGCCAGGGCGCGGGTGAGCAGGTTGGTGTGGCCCTTGTCTCCGAACCCGAAGATCATCGAGGCGCCCACATCAAAGGTGTAGCCCTCGCGCCGGAAGCTGCCGCCCGAGCCCCCGGGGATCAGGTAGCGCTCCAGCACCAGCGTTTTGGCGCCCTTGGCGGCCAGCTGCGAGGCGGTCACCAGGCCGCCGATGCCCGAGCCGATCACGATCACGTCCCAGTCAGGCTTTGGCACGGACACCCGTCAATCAGGCCTGAACCCTACGAGGTGCCGGAGGCTCCGAAGGGTGGTGTGGCCGTGAGGATCACTTCCGATCGCACAGGCATGCGCAGGAGCTCGCGGCAGCGTTCTTCGATCCGATCGCGGATCAGATCGATGGCGGCGCCATCCATGGGTTGGTTTGGATTCAGATACACCACAACGAAGGCGGTCCGCCCCACCTGCATCACGGTGAGGTCGAGCAGCCAGCAGGAGAGTCCGGCCAGAAGATCCGTCAGGGCCAGGCGGGTGCTGTGAATCATTTCCCCTTCCGCAGACGCACCGGCGGCCTGGCCCAGAGCGGTGAGGAAGGCTTGCAACGGTTCGCGCAAGACCACCAGGCTCACTATCAGCACCAGCAAGGCGTCGGTGATCGGTCCGAGCCCAGCCAGAGCGGTGCCGCTGAGCAGGGGTGAGGCGAGCAGGGCGAGCCCGGTCAGACCGCTGATCAGGCCATCGACGCGGGCCGCTTTCGCTTCGGTGAGCAGCAGCTGGGATTGGCTGCCGGTGCGTTGCCAGTCGTGGTGGTGACGCCAGGCGAGCCCCCAGCAGATCGCCACCATCGCGCCGGAATACAGCGCCACAGGGCAGAGGCTCACCGGTGCGATCGCCTTGCCATTGGCGTAGTCGATGATCGTGCTCAGGGCGGTGATCGCCGCAAAGCTGAGCACACCCACGAGAACCAGGGAGCGGAACAGCACATAAAGAGCTTCCTGGCCGTCGTAGCCGTAGGGGTAGGCGCGATCGGGGGGACGCACCACATTGCAGCTGATCTTTGCCGCCACCAGCCCAGAGCCCACCATGACGGCCGAATAAAGGCCATCGAGCAGCAGGGCTGTGGAACCGGAGAGTAGATGCACCCAGATGCCGGCCAGGGCCATCAGGGCACTGGCGAGCACGCCGATCTGCAGGGATTGCCTTTCGATCCGTCGGGCGTGGCTAGCCCGTGCAGGCGACATGGGATGGCGACCTTTTCTCTGTTGCTAGCAACAGATCCGCCAGGGCCCGATCCCGATAGGCGCCATAACGGCGTCGCTTATCGCGAATGCGCTCGGGCAGCTCCGGCAGCAGGCCGAAGTTGGGGGGCATCGGCTGGAACTTCTCGCTCGGGGCTTCGGCGATGAAGTGGGTGAGGGCGCCGATCATCGAGGTGGCCGGTAGCTGCAGCGGCTCCTGGCCAAGAGCCAGCCGAGCGGCGTTGGTGCCGGCCAGCCAGCCGCCAGCCACCGCCGCCGCGTAGCCCTCGGTGCCAGTGATCTGCCCCGCCGCGAGCAGCGTGGGCCGCTGGCGAAACTGCAGCGTGGCATCGAGCAGCTGCGGCGCCTCGAGGAAGGTGTTGCGGTGCATCACC includes:
- the crtH gene encoding carotenoid isomerase, coding for MPKPDWDVIVIGSGIGGLVTASQLAAKGAKTLVLERYLIPGGSGGSFRREGYTFDVGASMIFGFGDKGHTNLLTRALADVGQHCDTVPDPAQLEYHLPGGLNVAVDRDYEAFIAQLSALFPHEAKGIRVFYDTCWQVFNCLDAMPLLSLEDPAYLTKVFFKAPLACLGLARWLPFNVGDVARKHIHDEQLLKLIDMECFCWSVMPADLTPMINAGMVFSDRHAGGINYPKGGVGVIAEKLVAGLESHGGTIRYKARVTKVLIENGQAVGVRLADGEEIRGRRVVSNATRWDTFGGLVDAAHTPKAETTWRRRYKPSPSFLSLHLGVEASVIPEGFHCHHLLLDNWAEMESEQGVIFVSIPTLLDPSLAPEGRHIVHTFTPSDIQTWTKLSPVDYKAKKSADAARLVQRLEAILPGLGAAIRHQEIGTPRTHRRFLGRMGGSYGPIPALRLPGLLPMPFNRTGVNHLYCVGDSCFPGQGLNAVAFSGFACAHRIGADLGLNPWALPA
- a CDS encoding cation transporter; this encodes MSPARASHARRIERQSLQIGVLASALMALAGIWVHLLSGSTALLLDGLYSAVMVGSGLVAAKISCNVVRPPDRAYPYGYDGQEALYVLFRSLVLVGVLSFAAITALSTIIDYANGKAIAPVSLCPVALYSGAMVAICWGLAWRHHHDWQRTGSQSQLLLTEAKAARVDGLISGLTGLALLASPLLSGTALAGLGPITDALLVLIVSLVVLREPLQAFLTALGQAAGASAEGEMIHSTRLALTDLLAGLSCWLLDLTVMQVGRTAFVVVYLNPNQPMDGAAIDLIRDRIEERCRELLRMPVRSEVILTATPPFGASGTS